From one Plasmodium yoelii strain 17X genome assembly, chromosome: 12 genomic stretch:
- a CDS encoding erythrocyte membrane protein: protein MECVLYDNRNSRDTLCNGELINENIEPYSSHDPNNTNNSCNESNSSNGGKCKTIYKEVASNEPNENSEIKINSKVHESNKLSLGINCINDNIVDNFKTIQDYSSNNGKNNKNMHLKKLPKNKAEYNYFYEEGCINSKGSNLNDSLSKKYSNSNIIPENIEKLSKNIFNNNDTSFIATTEKRSFSNYENKRKKRFNNHEKKMHTFIGKQKDDNNYNDTTPIYSYKNDDVKAPEHFGISNNIDIRNSCKNGNMNAKNSSIPHNYDLDNNNDKDLNNDDIIDRNDNERIKKNENNIDNKRSRFMGKSKSLNQNNIYDDKEGIKSFEMSTLDDDAEKNDYTNASIKMNFGNNSKLKEKKIDTYGSMPNREANYDFKSALNFQFCKTKMCPYMNTKEKCKRFSNNMCPYAHDQNELKPIPNLYKTAMCRNFMKNMCFKSKKECKFAHHVEELRSTDEFYKTTLCKFFLNGYCKADKNCRHAHGQNELKCRSTNSALLENTNTNIKHSNTNNYSSGSNNGNSNNTNDPDYDIKRSKYSNNKNSVNVLKSSDDYFSQNDKGNTLAKEEDNALELCNNEANNENMKKKKFYNTSRKFMSISTKDTYCFTSNGLSKNYLSFENDDDESIKTNYDSNFDKNAEKNKFKNSGNSSSFLKYEEYNSECSFKAPENNNCDGVNNKEIRDTINKSVKENIEVSSNERNVNKLEYQYEMKNCNNIVNMAKGEMENNIDKEAKKNEFDELNKVENNNIILNENLLCPKENDNTCNLHNGHIGENTLGHDDQRSSNEYSIHGKNEKNKHSKKLLNRYENNNNNNSKDILINSYENENKKFNGNIHMDAQKNSSNNGAYIKSRSSTISNENNNYYCGIPGDKILGKNCEYEDNYGNKNINAHNYEINKKNTHEYKKSCNKIKRNFNNSGNYSNCYENSFNSNMENTTNDCYNNTYINKSHSKNGNNEHVIYPNQRYSNNNNKSGNRNSSNVNSKCSNNYCYNNDDMSNFVGGAIDNNIPANNYGHSKVENGRISNNSGRNNNYYGSYNSHDDNTNRYMNNNKINFINGKQNNNYDLYRGNTTNGNYINNNNYNSHEHPLSMSNNMIKSSKNYKGKKNIYINNDNNSHHEMFNGNYNNNEYYNSTYDDYNNNGYNDYQNKKNKKNDNNRNNNDKKNNKNKNSNVNNLYLENNAKSRVNNYSNNEFTPNGNTHNIDSCNISNGEFLIDKYNNDECNNEYTNVKSNGDELLENNVSTYDYDDRQINIGNLHKREKGNSYNNRINPIMKNSMGSNSYKNGDNQYFSNIINGNNRTNSQINKHLMHMSSNDSESSKSHSDVHYKNSRENDISTITNNTDISSYNTNINNKKVIANDNLLYKKSKSHSNNLKIGIKGKGEEFLFTNELKKKKKKKSNKNGIYSNTGELFYNKEQENMKNDSKAELNENGEQSDSSSVNYKKKSKMYSGNSINSVHLYDKDIVSRSKNVKNRNKSTFISTDDRVHNIDDNNNNETLNVMTSFVTPLKDSNAEKGKQDTHNYLYNNIEKNTEDDILEKPVTDTNINLQYNKDDRCLTNGELKTCVSCCQYIKNVDNSDFILIDESCLKCGQLIKKSLCQTIIELLKPQVQYIFSDANFYVQNYQD from the coding sequence atggagTGTGTTCTATATGATAATAGAAATTCAAGAGATACGTTATGCAATGGGGAATTAATAAATGAGAATATAGAACCGTATAGTTCTCATGATCCAAATAACACTAATAATAGTTGTAATGAGAGTAATAGTAGTAATGGTGGAAAGTGcaaaactatatataaagaaGTTGCTAGCAATGAGCCAAATGAAAATAgtgaaattaaaataaatagcaAAGTACATGAAAGCAACAAATTGTCCCTGGGAATTAATTGTATTAACGATAATATTGTTGACAATTTTAAAACGATTCAAGATTATTCATCTAATAACGGGaaaaacaacaaaaatatgcatttaaaaaaattgccAAAAAATAAGGctgaatataattatttctaTGAAGAAGGCTGTATTAATAGTAAGGGTTCTAATTTAAATGATTCACttagtaaaaaatattccaattcaaatattataccagaaaatattgaaaaattgtctaaaaacatatttaataataatgatacaTCTTTTATTGCTACAACTGAAAAGAGAAGTTTTAGTAACTATGaaaataagagaaaaaaacGATTTAATAAtcacgaaaaaaaaatgcacacATTTATTGGTAAACAAAAAGAcgataataattataatgatacCACCCCAATTTATTCGTACAAAAATGACGATGTCAAAGCACCCGAACATTTCGGCATAAGTAATAACATAGATATTAGGAATAGTTGTAAAAACGGAAACATGAATGCAAAAAATAGTAGCATTCCTCATAATTATGATTTagacaataataatgacaaGGATCTGAATAACGATGATATCATAGATAGAAATGACAATGAGAGAATCAAAAAGAATGAGAATAACATCGATAATAAAAGAAGCAGATTTATGGGAAAAAGTAAATCTTTAaaccaaaataatatttacgATGATAAAGAGGGGATAAAGTCATTCGAAATGAGTACACTTGATGATGATgcagaaaaaaatgattatacaAATGCGtcgataaaaatgaattttggtaataattcaaaattgaaagaaaaaaaaattgatacaTATGGTAGTATGCCCAATAGGGAAGCGAACTATGATTTTAAAAGTGCATTAAATTTTCAATTTTGTAAAACAAAAATGTGTCCATATATGAATACAAAAGAAAAATGTAAAAGATTTTCTAATAATATGTGTCCTTATGCACATGATCAAAACGAATTAAAACCAATTcctaatttatataaaactgCAATGTGCCggaattttatgaaaaatatgtgtTTCAAATCCAAGAAAGAATGCAAATTTGCACATCATGTTGAAGAACTAAGATCCACTGATGAATTTTACAAAACAACATTATGCAAATTTTTCCTTAATGGGTATTGCAAGGCAGACAAAAATTGCAGGCATGCACATGGTCAGAATGAGTTAAAATGTAGGTCTACAAATAGTGCACTATTAGAAAACACAAATACAAATATTAAGCATTCTAATACTAATAATTATAGTAGTGGTAGTAACAATGGCAACAGTAATAATACTAATGACCCTGATTATGACATTAAGAGATCCAAATATtccaataataaaaattcgGTGAATGTTTTAAAATCATCTGATGATTATTTTTCTCAAAATGATAAGGGAAACACTTTAGCAAAGGAAGAAGATAATGCTCTAGAATTATGTAATAATGAAgcaaataatgaaaatatgaaaaaaaaaaaattttataatacatcACGCAAATTTATGTCTATTAGTACAAAGGATACATATTGCTTTACATCAAATGGGTTatcaaaaaattatttatcttTTGAAAATGATGACGATGAAAgcataaaaacaaattatgattcaaattttgataaaaatgctgaaaaaaataaatttaaaaatagcGGCAATTCTAGTAgctttttaaaatatgaagaGTACAATTCAGAATGCTCATTCAAAGCAcctgaaaataataattgtgaTGGAGTAAACAATAAAGAAATTAGGGATACTATAAATAAATCCGTAAAGGAGAATATAGAAGTAAGTAGCAATGAAAGAAATGTTAATAAACTAGAATATCAAtatgaaatgaaaaattgCAATAATATTGTAAATATGGCAAAGGGAGAAATGGAAAATAACATTGATAAAGAagcgaaaaaaaatgaatttgatGAATTGAATAAagtagaaaataataatataatattaaatgaaaatttgCTGTGCccaaaagaaaatgataatacgTGTAATTTGCATAACGGTCATATAGGAGAAAATACGCTGGGCCATGATGATCAAAGAAGTTCGAATGAATATAGCATTCATGGAAAAAACgagaaaaataaacataGCAAGAAATTATTAAACcgttatgaaaataataataataataatagtaaggATATACTAATAAATTCctatgaaaatgaaaataaaaaatttaatggcAATATTCACATGGATGCGCAAAAAAATTCAAGTAATAACGgtgcatatataaaaagtCGATCGTCTACCATAtctaatgaaaataataattattattgtgGCATACCCGGGGATAAAATTCTTGGAAAAAATTGCGAATATGAAGATAATTacggaaataaaaatattaatgcacataattatgaaataaataaaaaaaatacacacgaatataaaaaatcatgcaataaaattaaaagaaattttAATAACAGCGGTAATTATAGTAATTGCTACGAAAATAGTTTCAATAGCAATATGGAAAATACAACTAATgattgttataataatacatatataaataaatcacATAGTAAAAATGGCAATAATGAACATGTAATATATCCAAATCAAAGATAcagcaataataataataaaagtggAAATAGAAATAGTAGCAATGTAAATAGTAAATGTAGTAACAATTATTGCTATAATAACGATGATATGAGTAATTTTGTGGGGGGTGCAatagataataatatacCTGCTAATAATTATGGGCATAGTAAAGTAGAAAATGGAAGAATTAGTAATAATAGCGGTcgaaataataattattatggcTCTTATAACAGTCACGATGATAATACAAATAGATACAtgaataataacaaaataaattttataaatggaaaacaaaataataattatgatttaTACCGAGGTAATACAACTAATGGGAACTAcattaacaataataattacAATTCGCATGAACACCCTTTGTCTATGTCgaataatatgataaaatcgagtaaaaattataagggaaaaaaaaatatttatattaataacgATAATAATAGTCATCACGAAATGTTTAATGgcaattataataataatgaatattataatagtACTTATGATGACTATAATAACAATGGTTATAATGATTATCAAAATAagaagaataaaaaaaacgataataatcgtaataataatgataagaaaaacaacaaaaacaaaaatagtAATGTTAACAATTTGTACCTAGAAAATAACGCAAAATCAAGAGTTAATAactatagtaataatgaattTACCCCAAATGGAAATACGCATAATATAGATAGTTGCAATATATCAAATGGTGAGTTTTTAATTGATAAATACAATAATGATGAATGCAATAATGAATACACTAATGTAAAGAGTAATGGTGATGAACTTTTGGAAAATAATGTTTCTACATATGATTATGACGATAGACAAATTAATATTGGAAATTTGCATAAAAGGGAAAAAGGAAATTCTTATAATAACAGAATAAATcctataatgaaaaatagtATGGGTAGTAAtagttataaaaatggagatAATCaatattttagtaatattattaatggtAATAATAGGACTAATAGCCAAATTAACAAACATCTCATGCATATGAGTAGTAATGACAGTGAAAGTAGTAAAAGTCATAGCGATgttcattataaaaattcaagAGAAAATGATATTAGTACTATCACAAACAATACAGATATTTCATcatataatacaaatataaataacaaaaagGTTATAGCAAATGATAACTTATTGTATAAGAAGTCAAAATCTCAttctaataatttaaaaattggaATCAAGGGAAAGGGGGAGGAATTTTTATTCacaaatgaattaaaaaaaaaaaaaaaaaaaaaaagtaataaaaatggaatataTTCAAACACGGgtgaattattttataataaagaacaggaaaatatgaaaaatgatAGTAAAGCTGAACTGAATGAAAATGGAGAGCAAAGTGATAGCAGCAGTgtgaattataaaaaaaaaagtaagaTGTATTCTGGAAATTCAATAAACAGTGTGCATTTATATGATAAAGATATTGTTTCTAGAAgtaaaaatgtgaaaaatcGAAATAAAAGCACTTTTATTAGTACAGATGATCGTGTCCACAATAtcgatgataataataacaatgaaACACTCAATGTAATGACTTCTTTTGTAACTCCATTGAAAGATTCCAATGCCGAGAAAGGCAAACAGGATAcccataattatttatataataatatagagaAAAATACAGAAGAtgatattttagaaaaacCAGTAACAGatactaatataaatttacaatataataaagatGATAGATGTCTAACGAATGGAGAGCTTAAAACATGCGTTTCATGCTGccaatatataaaaaatgtagataattctgattttattttaatcgaTGAATCATGTTTAAAATGTGGTCAACTTATTAAAAAATCACTATGCCAAACAATAATTGAATTACTAAAGCCACAAGtgcaatatatattttcagatgctaatttttatgttcaAAATTATCAAGATTAA
- a CDS encoding ABC transporter B family member 1, putative yields the protein MAEEKSDNNKNNIKHEVEKELNKKSTVELFKKIKSQKIPLFLPFHSLPSKHKTLLAISFICATISGASLPIFISVFGITMANLNIGESVNDTVLKLVIVGICQFILSSISSLCMDVVTSKILRTLKLKYLKSVFQQDGEFHDNNPGSKLTSDLDFYLEQVNAGIGTKFITIFTYSSSFIGLYFWSLYKSVRLTLCITCIFPVIYICSSICNKKVRLNKKTSLLYNNNSMSIIEEALVGIKTVASYCGESVILKKFKLSEQFYSKYMLKANFMESLHVGLINGFILAAYALGFWYGTRIIINDIKNFNYANRFNGSAVISILLGVLISMFMLTIILPNVAEYMKSLEATNNIYEVINRKPSVDRNQNKGKKLDDIKKIEFKNVKFHYGTRKDVEIYKDLNFTLKEGNTYAFVGESGCGKSTILKLIERFYDPTEGDIVINDSHSLKDVDLKWWRSKIGVVSQDPLLFSNSIKNNIKYSLISPNSLEAVENGFNLHGNSDSSINRDNSKNGKCTSILDEISKRNTTSDLLEVISSINSVEDSKVVDVSKKVLIHDFVASLPDKYDTLVGSSASKLSGGQKQRISIGRAVIRNPKILILDEATSYLDNKSEYLVQKTINNLKGNENRITIIIAHRLSTIRYANQIFVLSNRDQESTETDENKQGAINSNNGSVIVEQGTHDSLMKNKNGIYYSMIQNQKVSSSGNDENNDDNNSSVYKDSDTGGAKSVTDTNMDINTDKNFDIRKEKEIADTDKPTKPSFFKRMFGKKEKKPPSNLSIVYKEMFSHKKEVFIILLSTMVAAGLYPLFAILYAKYVGTLFDFTHIESNSNKYSIYILIIALCMFISETLKNYYNNLIGEKVEKKFKYLLFENMIHQEIGFFDQDKHAPGFLSSYINRDVHLLKTGLVNNIVIFTHFIMLFIISTILSFYFCPIIAGALTLAYTITTRTFAIRARLQKSKEIERIGNKRDGQFSYANDEELFKDPNFLIQEAFYNMQTIVTYGLEDYYCKLIENAIDYDNKGEKRKIIVNSLLWGFSQCTQLFINAFAYWLGSILIDHQIIKVDDFMKSLFTFIFTGSYGGKLMSFKGDADKAKITFEKYHPIMVRKSNIDVRDDSGIRITDPNKIDGKIEVKDVNFRYLSRPNVPIYKDLSFSCDSKKTTAIVGETGCGKSTIMHLLMRFYDLKDDHVLLDNQHIETDNKDKSENIEMTDATSMKNLNDLHNKNENEEFTIYKNSGKILLDGIDICDYNLKDLRGLFAIVNQEPMLFNMSIYENIKFGKEDATLDDVKRVCKFAAIDEFIESLPNKYDTNVGPYGKSLSGGQKQRVAIARALLREPKILLLDEATSSLDSHSEKLIEKTIVDIKDKADKTIITIAHRIASIKRSNKIVVFNNPDKNGSFVQAQKTHDELIRDRDSVYTKYVKLTK from the coding sequence atggCGGAAGAAAAAagtgataataataagaATAATATCAAACATGAAGTTGAGAAAGAGTTAAATAAGAAATCTACCGTTGAgttgtttaaaaaaatcaagTCACAAAAGATTCCATTGTTTTTGCCATTTCATTCATTACCATCCAAACATAAGACATTATTAGctatatcatttatatgtGCAACTATATCAGGAGCTTCGTTGCCCATTTTTATTTCGGTGTTTGGTATTACGATGGCAAATTTGAATATTGGGGAAAGTGTAAATGATACTGTTTTAAAATTAGTAATAGTTGGTATATGtcaatttatattatcatcgATTTCAAGTTTATGTATGGATGTTGTTACTTCAAAGATTTTAAGaacattaaaattaaaatatttaaaaagtgTTTTTCAACAAGATGGAGAATTTCATGATAATAATCCAGGTTCTAAATTAACATCTGATTTAGATTTTTATTTAGAACAAGTAAATGCAGGAATAGGAACCAAATTTATTacaatatttacatatagtAGTTCATTTATAGGTTTATATTTCTGGTCATTATATAAAAGTGTAAGATTAACATTATGTATTACATGTATTTTCccagtaatatatatatgcagctctatatgtaataaaaaagtccgattaaataaaaaaacatcactattatataataacaattcAATGTCAATAATTGAAGAAGCATTAGTTGGTATTAAAACTGTTGCAAGTTATTGTGGAGAAAgtgtaatattaaaaaaatttaaattatcagaacaattttatagtaaatatatgttaaaagCAAATTTTATGGAATCACTACATGTTGGTTTAATTAATGGATTTATATTAGCTGCTTATGCTTTGGGATTTTGGTATGGTACtagaattataataaatgatataaaaaattttaattacgCTAATCGTTTCAATGGAAGTGCAGTtatatcaatattattaGGAGTTCTTATAAGTATGTTTATGCTTACTATTATATTACCAAATGTTGCTGAATATATGAAATCGTTAGAGGCAACtaacaatatatatgaagTTATTAACAGAAAACCATCTGTTGATAGAAATCAAAATAAAGGTAAAAAATTagatgatattaaaaaaattgaatttaaaaatgtcAAATTTCATTATGGTACTAGAAAAGATGTTGAAATTTATAAGGATTTGAATTTTACTTTAAAAGAAGGAAATACTTATGCATTTGTTGGAGAATCAGGATGTGGTAAATcaacaattttaaaattaattgaaCGATTTTATGACCCAACAGAAGGAGATATTGTTATTAATGATTCACACAGTTTGAAAGATGTTGATCTAAAATGGTGGAGATCTAAAATTGGAGTAGTTAGTCAAGATCCTTTATTATTTAGCAAttctattaaaaataatattaaatatagttTAATAAGTCCAAATAGTTTAGAAGCAGTAGAAAATGGGTTCAACTTGCATGGAAATAGCGACTCTTCAATAAATAGAGATAATagtaaaaatggaaaatgcACTAGTATTTTAGATGAAATATCTAAGAGAAATACAACTAGTGATTTATTAGAAGTAATATCATCTATTAATTCTGTTGAAGATTCAAAAGTTGTAGATGTATCTAAAAAAGTGTTAATCCACGATTTTGTAGCATCATTACCAGACAAATATGACACTTTAGTAGGTTCTAGTGCATCTAAATTGTCAGGTGGACAAAAACAACGAATATCTATAGGTAGAGCTGTTATTAGAAATCCTAAAATTTTAATACTTGATGAAGCTACATCATATCTTGATAATAAATCCGAATATTTAGTTCAGAAAACAATTAACAATTTAAAAGGAAATGAAAATCgaattactattattattgctcATAGATTAAGTACTATTCGATATGCTAATCAAATTTTTGTCTTATCAAATAGAGATCAAGAATCAACAGAAACTGACGAAAACAAACAAGGTGctataaatagtaataatggaaGTGTAATAGTTGAACAAGGTACTCATGATAGTttgatgaaaaataaaaatggtattTACTATTCTATGATTCAAAACCAAAAAGTATCCTCAAGTggaaatgatgaaaataatgatgataataatagtagtGTATATAAAGATTCTGATACAGGTGGTGCTAAATCTGTTACTGATACAAATATGGATATTAACACTGATAAAAATTTCGATATtagaaaagaaaaagagATTGCAGATACTGATAAGCCAACTAAACCATCATTCTTCAAAAGAATGTTTGGAAAAAAAGAGAAGAAACCTCCTAGCAATTTGAGTATTGTATATAAAGAAATGTTTTCTCACAAAAAAGaagtttttattatacttttaagTACTATGGTGGCAGCTGGTTTATATCCATTGTTTGCCATATTATATGCAAAATATGTTGGAACACTATTTGATTTCACACACATTGAATctaattcaaataaatattctatatatatattaattattgctTTATGTATGTTTATTTCTgaaacattaaaaaattattataataatttaattggAGAAAaggttgaaaaaaaatttaaatatttattgttCGAGAATATGATACATCAAGAGATTGGTTTTTTTGATCAAGATAAACATGCGCCTGGATTTTTATCGTCATATATTAACAGAGATgtacatttattaaaaactGGTTTAGTAAATAATATTGTAATATTTActcattttattatgttgtttattattagtacgattttatcattttatttttgccCAATAATAGCAGGAGCTTTAACATTAGCATATACCATTACAACGAGAACATTTGCTATAAGAGCACGATTGCAAAAATCTAAAGAAATAGAAAGAATTGGAAATAAAAGAGATGGTCAGTTTTCATATGCTAATGATGAAGAATTATTTAAAGATCCTAACTTTTTAATTCAAGAAGCATTTTATAATATGCAAACAATTGTTACATATGGCTTAGAAGATTATTATTGTAAATTGATAGAAAATGCAATAGATTATGACAATAAAGGagagaaaagaaaaattatagtaAATTCATTGTTATGGGGATTTAGTCAATGTAcacaattatttattaatgcATTTGCTTATTGGTTAGGTTCTATTTTGATAGATCACCAAATTATAAAGGTTGATGACTTTATGAAAtctttatttacatttatatttactGGTAGTTATGGTGGTAAATTAATGTCCTTTAAAGGAGATGCAGATAAGGCTAAAATAACATTTGAGAAATATCATCCTATAATGGTTAGAAAATCAAATATAGATGTAAGAGATGACAGTGGTATAAGAATAACTGATCCAAATAAAATAGACGGAAAAATAGAAGTAAAGGATGTTAACTTTAGATATTTATCTAGACCAAATGTACCAATATATAAAGATTTATCTTTTAGTTGTGATAGCAAAAAAACAACAGCTATAGTTGGAGAAACTGGATGTGGTAAATCCACAATTATGCATTTATTAATGCGATTCTACGATTTGAAAGATGACCATGTTTTATTAGATAATCAACATATTGAAACAGACAATAAAGATAAATCAGAGAATATAGAAATGACTGATGCAACATCTATGAAGAATTTGAACGACTTGCAtaacaaaaatgaaaatgaagaatttACTATTTACAAAAATAGTGGTAAAATTTTACTTGATGGTATAGACATTTGTGATTATAACTTAAAAGATCTAAGAGGATTATTTGCAATAGTTAACCAAGAACCAATGTTGTTTAATATGTctatttatgaaaatataaaatttggtAAAGAAGATGCAACATTAGATGATGTAAAAAGAGTATGTAAATTTGCTGCTATTGATGAATTTATTGAATCATTgccaaataaatatgatactaACGTAGGACCTTATGGTAAAAGTTTATCAGGTGGTCAAAAACAACGAGTTGCTATTGCTAGAGCCTTATTAAGAGAAcctaaaatattattgttaGACGAAGCTACTTCATCTCTTGATTCACACTCAGAAAAATTAATCGAAAAAACTATTGTTGATATTAAAGATAAAGCTGACAAAACAATCATTACTATTGCTCACAGAATTGCATCTATTAAAAGatcaaataaaattgtaGTTTTTAACAATCCAGATAAAAATGGATCTTTTGTTCAAGCTCAAAAAACACATGACGAATTGATTCGTGATAGAGATAGTGTTTATacgaaatatgttaaattaaCTAAATAA
- a CDS encoding mitochondrial processing peptidase subunit alpha homolog, which translates to MNTNIQKLKLVLNKTKLGKKSYSHDVSKLKRNPNLEKLYTGDKHDFSKVIFKKEKIEDVIKEVKFDYYYFNEGKKNKYKDIPLNVSIIKESDLPPYKPVDEKLNFSILENDLKIISTNKNSGVCSIGLYIKCGSRYEEINDKVNEQGMSVMIENMAFHSTAHLSHLRAIKSLEKIGANVSCNAFREHIVYTCECLNEYLPVVINLLIGNVLFPRFLSWEMKNNVNRLNTMRAKLFENNEMYITELLHNTAWYNNTLGNKLYVSESNIENYTSENLRNFMLKHFSPKNMTLVGINVDHNELTKWTSRAFQDYVPIPYTKQKEVTPNYTGGFISVEDKNIKKTNIAIAYETKGGWKTSDMITLTVLQTLMGGGGSFSTGGPGKGMYSRLFLNVLNNYNFIESCMAFSTQHSDTGLFGLYFTGDPANTKDIINSMALEFHKMNKCTDEELNRAKKSLKSFMWMSLEYKSILMEDLARQMMILNRILSGKQLCDAIDAVTKEDINRVVSQFLKTKPTVVVYGNISHSPHYDEICKMLG; encoded by the exons atgaacaCAAATATACAAAAGCTGAAACTTGTTCTTAACAAAACAAAATTGGGTAAGAAATCATATAGTCATGATGTTTCCAAGTTAAAAAGAAATccaaatttagaaaaattatacaCAGGGGATAAACATGATTTTAGCAAggttatatttaaaaaagaaaaaatagagGATGTAATAAAAGAAGTCAAatttgattattattattttaatgaaggaaaaaaaaacaaatataaagatATACCATTGAATGTTTCTATAATTAAAGAGTCGGATTTACCACCTTATAAACCTGTtgatgaaaaattaaatttttctaTCCTTGAAAATGACTTAAAAATCATTTCgactaataaaaatagcgGAGTCTGTTCCATAG gATTATACATAAAATGTGGGTCTAGGTATGAAGAAATAAACGATAAAGTAAATGAACAGGGAATGAGTGTGATGATTGAAAACATGGCATTTCATAGTACTGCTCATTTATCCCATTTAAGAGCCATCAAAAGTTTAGAAAAAATAGGAGCCAATGTTAGTTGTAATGCTTTTCGAGAACATATTGTATATACATGTGAATGTTTAAATGAATATTTGCCAGTagttataaatttattaataggAAATGTTTTATTTCCACGTTTTTTATCATgggaaatgaaaaataatgttaataGATTAAATACTATGAGAGCAAAACTATTTGAGAATAATGAAATGTATATAACAGAATTATTGCATAATACAGCTTggtataataatacattaggtaataaattatatgtatcTGAATCAAACATAGAAAATTATACATCTGAAAATTTAAGAAATTTTATGTTAAAACATTTTTCCCCTAAAAATATGACATTAGTTGGTATTAATGTTGATCATAATGAATTAACAAAATGGACTTCCAGAGCTTTTCAAGATTATGTTCCAATACCATATACTAAACAAAAAGAAGTAACTCCAAATTATACTGGCGGTTTTATAAGTGttgaagataaaaatataaaaaaaactaacATTGCTATAGCATATGAAACTAAAGGAGGATGGAAAACATCTGATATGATTACATTAACAGTTTTACAAACTTTGATGGGTGGTGGTGGTTCTTTTTCGACTGGTGGACCAGGAAAAGGAATGTATTCTcgattatttttaaatgttttaaataattacaatTTTATAGAATCTTGTATGGCTTTTAGCACCCAACATTCAGACACTGGCCTTTTTGGATTATATTTTACAGGAGATCCAGCAAATACTAAAGATATAATTAATAGTATGGCATTAGAATTtcataaaatgaataaatgtaCTGATGAAGAATTAAATCGAGCTAAGAAAAGTTTAAAAAGCTTTATGTGGATGAGCTTAGAATATAAATCAATTTTAATGGAAGATTTAGCTAGACAAATGATGATTCTAAATAGGATACTTTCCGGAAAACAATTATGTGATGCTATTGATGCTGTAACTAAAGAAGATATTAACAGAGTTGTTTctcaatttttaaaaaccAAACCTACTGTGGTTGTATATGGAAACATTAGTCACTCCCCACATTATGATGAAATATGCAAAATGCTTGGTTAA